In the Pyrococcus kukulkanii genome, one interval contains:
- the trmB gene encoding HTH-type sugar-sensing transcriptional regulator TrmB, protein MGLDIPPKILYALSEMGFTKYEILTYWTLLVNGPSTAKEISTLSGIPYNRVYDTISSLKLRGFVSEIDGNPKVYAAYSPRIAFFRFKKELEKVMEELEGAIKDIRKENQRPAIWRSKDLEEGLEMVRETLRSAKNEVIIVTPSEFLKHIIDDIIDVLKRGTTVSLYIDKLPQDLKVEKVGNLFIRRFSKLNHLIGMADGKEVVAIQNVSFRPKKPPSFKATYPEIIFSQYSLIIEIFKESELTMENIANPHEVKFFAMFHAADFVRRHLKTYNIFARVIGRSIKTRENKEILGRVVGYTLSFDSAVNNIHIETEEGVVKIGGMFAVIEDYESTDIRLTLTEGA, encoded by the coding sequence ATGGGACTAGACATCCCCCCCAAGATATTATATGCCCTAAGTGAAATGGGTTTCACTAAGTATGAAATCCTTACGTATTGGACTTTACTCGTCAATGGGCCAAGTACCGCTAAGGAGATCTCAACTCTTAGTGGTATACCTTACAATAGAGTGTACGACACTATATCTTCCTTAAAATTAAGGGGATTCGTAAGTGAGATAGATGGAAATCCCAAAGTTTATGCCGCTTATTCTCCTAGAATAGCGTTCTTCAGATTCAAAAAGGAGTTAGAAAAGGTAATGGAAGAGTTAGAAGGAGCTATTAAAGACATTAGAAAAGAGAACCAAAGACCAGCAATATGGAGGAGTAAAGACTTAGAGGAAGGTCTTGAAATGGTTAGAGAAACCTTAAGATCAGCTAAAAATGAAGTAATAATAGTAACCCCAAGTGAGTTTTTAAAACATATAATTGATGATATAATAGATGTGCTAAAGAGAGGCACTACAGTTTCTTTGTATATCGATAAACTCCCACAAGATCTCAAAGTTGAGAAAGTGGGAAACTTATTTATAAGAAGATTTTCAAAGCTTAATCACCTAATAGGGATGGCAGATGGTAAAGAAGTTGTTGCTATTCAAAATGTCTCGTTCAGACCAAAAAAGCCACCTAGTTTTAAGGCTACTTATCCGGAAATAATATTTTCCCAGTATTCTCTGATAATAGAGATATTCAAAGAGTCCGAATTAACGATGGAAAACATAGCGAATCCTCATGAGGTAAAATTCTTCGCGATGTTCCATGCTGCAGATTTTGTAAGGAGGCATCTAAAAACGTACAACATATTTGCTAGAGTCATAGGTAGATCAATAAAAACAAGAGAAAACAAAGAGATTTTGGGAAGAGTCGTCGGTTATACGCTATCCTTTGATTCAGCTGTAAACAATATTCACATTGAAACAGAAGAAGGAGTTGTGAAAATTGGAGGCATGTTTGCAGTTATTGAGGATTATGAGAGCACTGATATAAGATTGACATTAACGGAGGGGGCTTAG
- the treT gene encoding trehalose synthase has translation MYEVKRFYGEGKKIEDYKEIVGEENILKIRALGEELLEKSIAHVNSTSFGGGVAEILHNLVPLMRSLGLDTRWFVIEGNDTFFSVTKSMHNALQGNKNIKLTKEMIDLYLRTNKYNAESLDISEYDYVIVHDPQPAALIDFYRRRKTWIWRCHIDLSDPNTEYWSFLSRFVKKYDYYIFHMREYVQNDLERDRVVIMPPSIDPLSEKNIELSDTEILKILNKFDVDPDRPILTQVSRFDPWKGIFDVIDVYREVKKKFPDVQLLLVSVMAHDDPEGWIYYERVLRKIGEDYNVKVLTNLIGVHAREVNAFQRASDVILQLSTREGFGLSVTEAMWKRKPVIGRGVGGIKLQIIDGETGFLVNNVKEAAEKVIYLLKHPEIAKRMGIKAKERVKEHFIITKHLEKYLKLFKEVKRWD, from the coding sequence ATGTATGAAGTGAAAAGATTTTATGGAGAGGGCAAGAAAATTGAAGACTACAAAGAAATTGTTGGTGAAGAAAACATCCTGAAAATCAGGGCGTTAGGGGAAGAACTCTTAGAGAAAAGTATAGCACATGTAAACTCGACATCCTTTGGTGGAGGGGTTGCAGAAATACTCCACAATTTAGTTCCCTTAATGAGAAGCCTTGGCCTAGACACTAGATGGTTCGTGATAGAGGGGAATGATACCTTTTTTAGTGTAACAAAAAGCATGCATAATGCTCTCCAAGGAAATAAGAATATTAAATTAACAAAAGAGATGATAGACCTTTACCTCAGAACTAATAAGTACAATGCTGAAAGTCTTGATATTAGCGAATATGACTATGTAATAGTTCATGACCCTCAACCTGCGGCTCTAATAGATTTCTATAGAAGAAGAAAGACGTGGATTTGGAGATGTCATATAGACTTGAGTGATCCCAATACAGAGTACTGGAGTTTCTTGAGTAGGTTCGTTAAGAAGTATGATTATTACATATTCCATATGAGAGAGTATGTCCAGAATGACTTAGAAAGAGACAGAGTGGTAATAATGCCTCCTTCGATTGATCCTCTTAGTGAGAAAAACATTGAACTAAGCGATACAGAAATACTTAAAATCCTAAACAAGTTTGATGTTGATCCTGATAGACCAATACTTACCCAAGTTTCAAGATTTGATCCATGGAAAGGAATATTTGATGTGATTGATGTATATAGGGAAGTAAAGAAAAAGTTCCCAGATGTTCAGTTACTTTTAGTTAGTGTCATGGCTCATGATGATCCAGAAGGATGGATTTACTATGAGAGGGTACTCAGAAAAATCGGGGAAGATTATAATGTAAAGGTACTTACTAATCTAATAGGAGTTCATGCAAGGGAAGTTAATGCTTTTCAAAGGGCTAGTGATGTCATACTCCAGCTTTCGACTAGAGAAGGATTCGGGCTAAGTGTCACCGAGGCCATGTGGAAAAGAAAACCAGTTATTGGGAGAGGAGTGGGAGGAATAAAATTACAAATAATCGATGGAGAGACAGGTTTTCTTGTAAATAATGTAAAAGAAGCTGCTGAAAAAGTAATTTACCTCTTAAAACACCCAGAAATTGCAAAAAGGATGGGGATTAAGGCTAAAGAACGAGTAAAAGAACACTTTATAATAACAAAGCACTTAGAGAAGTATCTTAAACTATTTAAGGAGGTGAAGAGATGGGACTAG
- a CDS encoding carbohydrate ABC transporter permease: protein MKVPPKYKIKSYLLSNLIAWTVAVIWLLPFIGVFMASIRPYKEIVSGWWHIHPLTITLENYMKAFYHPMFPISTGLKNSLIVAIPSTVIPIFTASLAAYAFSRYSFPIKNYLFAFIVFLMALPQQMTVVPLYFLLRDLKLLNTFTGLILVHSAWGLAWIIFFMRNYFSMLPKDVEEAAKIDGATDFQVFYKIVLPIAVPGIVSAAILQFTWVWSDFFLALVFLQDPNKYVATQRLPLLRGQYFVDWGILTAASIIVMAVPLVVYAIFQKYYIAGMVGWSTEK from the coding sequence ATGAAAGTTCCTCCAAAATATAAAATTAAATCTTACTTACTATCAAATTTAATAGCTTGGACAGTAGCTGTGATCTGGTTACTCCCGTTTATAGGAGTTTTTATGGCATCAATTAGGCCCTATAAAGAAATCGTATCTGGCTGGTGGCACATTCATCCTTTGACAATAACACTAGAAAATTACATGAAAGCTTTCTACCATCCAATGTTTCCAATAAGCACTGGCTTAAAGAATTCCCTGATTGTAGCAATTCCTTCTACAGTAATCCCCATCTTTACAGCATCTTTAGCAGCCTACGCCTTTAGCAGATATAGTTTTCCAATAAAGAATTATCTATTTGCATTTATAGTTTTCTTAATGGCCCTTCCGCAACAGATGACTGTAGTTCCCTTATATTTCCTTTTAAGAGACCTTAAATTACTAAATACCTTTACGGGCCTAATCTTAGTTCACTCTGCCTGGGGTTTGGCCTGGATAATATTCTTTATGAGAAATTACTTTTCGATGTTACCTAAGGACGTTGAAGAAGCTGCAAAGATAGATGGAGCAACTGACTTTCAAGTGTTCTATAAAATAGTTCTCCCAATTGCAGTCCCAGGAATAGTCTCAGCTGCAATACTTCAGTTTACCTGGGTCTGGAGCGACTTCTTCTTAGCTCTGGTATTCCTCCAAGATCCAAATAAATACGTAGCAACCCAGAGATTGCCTCTCCTAAGAGGTCAGTACTTTGTTGACTGGGGGATTCTTACTGCTGCTTCAATTATAGTAATGGCCGTTCCATTAGTAGTTTATGCAATCTTCCAGAAGTATTACATTGCTGGTATGGTTGGATGGTCCACAGAGAAATAG
- a CDS encoding carbohydrate ABC transporter permease, whose protein sequence is MPRHNLTPLFFLLPAILFLIPFVIYPVFKTIYLSFFLDGKFVGLENYKEVLLSKDIVNLDRFPKDSPPWGALIHNAIWIAIHLPTTVFLGLGLATLLRKKEVFGSSIIKSIIFLGMVIPMVVGGLIIRFLFERGAGIIPTIFGKLGIKSLEITWTAYPQTALFAVILGSIWIWTGFSMLMYSAGLASIPRDYYEAALIDGATKFQIFRYVTWPLLKPITVVVVAMTLLWDLKIFDIVYVATGGGPGGASMVLALQMWDYFARALNYNYAAVVAVLLTLLTIIPATWLIKRRGSL, encoded by the coding sequence ATGCCTAGGCATAATTTAACTCCTTTATTTTTTCTTTTGCCCGCTATATTGTTTCTGATTCCCTTTGTTATATATCCTGTATTTAAAACGATTTACTTAAGTTTCTTCTTAGATGGAAAGTTTGTAGGATTAGAAAACTACAAAGAAGTGCTATTAAGCAAAGATATAGTAAACCTTGATAGGTTTCCAAAAGATTCCCCTCCATGGGGAGCATTAATTCACAATGCAATTTGGATAGCTATTCATTTGCCAACCACGGTTTTCTTAGGTCTTGGTTTAGCAACATTATTAAGAAAAAAGGAAGTTTTCGGGAGTTCAATTATAAAGTCAATAATTTTCCTTGGCATGGTGATCCCCATGGTAGTTGGAGGACTTATTATTAGATTCCTCTTCGAAAGGGGAGCGGGGATTATACCTACAATATTTGGGAAATTGGGAATTAAAAGTTTAGAGATAACTTGGACAGCTTATCCCCAAACTGCACTCTTTGCAGTTATTTTGGGCTCTATCTGGATTTGGACAGGTTTTAGCATGCTCATGTATTCTGCTGGGCTAGCTTCGATTCCCAGAGACTACTATGAGGCGGCCTTAATAGATGGAGCAACAAAATTCCAAATATTCAGATATGTTACTTGGCCACTACTAAAACCAATAACAGTCGTCGTAGTTGCGATGACTCTGTTGTGGGACTTGAAAATATTTGACATTGTGTATGTAGCCACAGGAGGAGGACCAGGAGGAGCTTCGATGGTATTAGCACTTCAGATGTGGGATTATTTTGCTAGGGCCCTAAATTACAATTATGCTGCAGTAGTAGCGGTTTTGCTAACCCTGTTGACTATAATTCCAGCAACATGGCTCATTAAGAGGAGGGGGAGCTTATGA
- a CDS encoding ABC transporter substrate-binding protein has translation MKRFLTLALLGVILMGVLGSGCIGGTTQTQTPVTKTVTEKETVTKTETQQQIVLKVIGPWSGAELDAFMEVIKAFEREHPNIKVEYKTYRAEDLATILPLQFESGDTPADVIAMWGWFIAEMGKKGHLLDLSSVINPDEYIPGILDPVTVDGKIYGAPFTAAAKPGFWYRKSFFKEHGLEPPKTWDEFVELLAKIQKIPGIKAPIVSGDSVGWPLSDVVEHFILTFGGRDLQLKLIKGEVRWEDPQVRNIFEKRLVPLLKAGYFSEPIEWTSAIDLWWKGDYALYFMGTWITGMVEDPNDLGLISLPGVKAMVIAPDYFMVPKYTKHPKEALELAKFLATKGQRIHVGTKSGKLATWRNVSIEDYWEPMKEVAKIVSEVESAPDLDDSVGGEWQKVFWDQLKLLWVQPDRLDEVLKTLDEKFPKK, from the coding sequence ATGAAGAGGTTCCTAACCTTGGCCCTGCTGGGGGTTATCTTGATGGGTGTTCTTGGTAGTGGGTGCATTGGAGGTACTACCCAAACTCAAACTCCAGTAACTAAGACAGTTACTGAAAAAGAAACTGTAACTAAAACTGAAACACAGCAACAAATAGTTCTAAAAGTCATAGGACCATGGTCAGGAGCTGAGCTTGATGCATTCATGGAGGTAATAAAAGCCTTTGAAAGGGAGCATCCAAATATAAAGGTCGAGTATAAGACATATAGGGCTGAAGATTTAGCAACAATTCTACCACTACAGTTTGAGTCAGGAGACACTCCCGCAGATGTAATAGCAATGTGGGGATGGTTCATTGCAGAGATGGGCAAGAAAGGTCACCTTTTGGATCTTAGTTCAGTAATAAATCCAGATGAGTACATCCCTGGAATTCTCGATCCAGTAACAGTAGATGGTAAGATCTATGGAGCTCCTTTCACGGCTGCAGCTAAGCCTGGCTTTTGGTATAGGAAATCCTTCTTCAAGGAGCACGGTCTAGAGCCCCCAAAAACTTGGGATGAATTTGTTGAATTATTGGCGAAGATACAGAAAATACCAGGGATTAAAGCTCCAATTGTAAGTGGAGATAGTGTTGGATGGCCCCTTTCTGACGTTGTAGAACACTTCATTTTAACATTTGGGGGCAGGGATCTCCAGCTCAAGCTTATCAAAGGAGAAGTTAGATGGGAGGATCCCCAGGTCAGAAATATCTTTGAGAAAAGGTTAGTTCCACTATTGAAAGCTGGGTACTTTAGTGAACCAATAGAATGGACGTCTGCGATTGATCTTTGGTGGAAGGGAGATTATGCGTTGTACTTTATGGGAACATGGATTACGGGAATGGTTGAAGATCCAAATGATCTTGGTCTCATATCTCTTCCTGGGGTTAAGGCAATGGTCATAGCTCCCGATTATTTCATGGTTCCTAAGTACACTAAGCATCCCAAAGAGGCCTTAGAATTAGCTAAATTCTTGGCAACAAAGGGCCAAAGAATTCACGTCGGAACTAAGTCTGGTAAGTTAGCAACATGGAGGAATGTCTCAATAGAGGATTATTGGGAACCTATGAAAGAAGTAGCAAAAATAGTGTCAGAGGTAGAGTCCGCACCAGACCTTGATGACAGTGTTGGAGGAGAGTGGCAGAAAGTATTCTGGGATCAGTTAAAGCTCCTATGGGTTCAGCCAGATAGATTGGATGAAGTGTTGAAGACATTGGATGAGAAATTCCCTAAAAAGTAA
- a CDS encoding CoA-binding protein, which yields MYREIALIGTLPKPERDANEVMRYLLEHAYEVPFPHTASL from the coding sequence ATGTACAGGGAAATAGCACTTATTGGAACCTTGCCAAAACCTGAAAGAGATGCCAATGAAGTTATGAGATACCTACTTGAGCACGCCTATGAAGTGCCGTTCCCTCATACTGCATCGTTGTAG
- the mtnA gene encoding S-methyl-5-thioribose-1-phosphate isomerase: MEVRYRPEDLTKLPRSVEYKNGKVYMINQRLLPREFKVEEFRTVESVAEAIKNMTVRGAPAIGAAAAFGLALYAETSKAKTKEEFLEGFYRAYETLKNTRPTAVNLFWALNRIKNIVEEHREDSLDEIKRLIVQEAQKIADEDVEANLRMGHYGAEVLPEGNILTHCNAGSLATVHLGTVGAVVRVMHKDGTLKLLWLDETRPVLQGARLSAWEYSYDGLSVKLIADNAAAFVMQQGLVDAIIVGADRIVANGDFANKIGTYMLAVLAREHGIPFFTVAPISTIDMSLKSGREIPIEERSPEEVLTCGGCRIAPDVPVYNPAFDVTPHKYLTGIITDRGVVWPPFKRNLKKLFSSL, encoded by the coding sequence ATGGAGGTTAGGTACAGACCCGAGGATCTAACGAAGCTCCCTAGGAGCGTCGAGTACAAGAACGGTAAAGTTTACATGATAAACCAGAGGTTACTTCCCAGGGAATTCAAAGTTGAAGAGTTTAGGACAGTTGAAAGCGTTGCTGAGGCCATAAAGAACATGACCGTCAGGGGAGCCCCAGCGATAGGTGCGGCGGCAGCTTTCGGATTAGCCCTGTACGCGGAAACCTCTAAGGCAAAAACAAAAGAGGAGTTCCTTGAAGGATTCTACAGGGCTTATGAAACGCTTAAGAATACGAGGCCCACAGCTGTGAACCTCTTCTGGGCCTTAAACAGGATTAAAAATATCGTTGAGGAGCACAGGGAGGATTCCCTCGACGAAATAAAAAGGCTGATAGTCCAGGAAGCCCAGAAAATAGCGGATGAGGACGTTGAGGCCAACTTAAGGATGGGCCACTATGGGGCTGAAGTCCTCCCTGAAGGTAACATATTAACCCACTGCAATGCCGGAAGCTTGGCAACTGTCCACTTAGGAACGGTAGGGGCTGTGGTCAGGGTTATGCACAAGGACGGAACGCTAAAGCTGCTGTGGCTCGATGAAACTAGGCCAGTCCTCCAAGGTGCAAGGCTAAGTGCATGGGAGTACAGCTATGATGGCTTAAGTGTGAAGTTAATAGCCGACAATGCAGCCGCATTTGTAATGCAACAGGGCCTTGTCGATGCAATAATCGTTGGAGCTGATAGAATAGTTGCAAATGGAGACTTCGCAAATAAAATAGGAACCTACATGCTCGCCGTCCTTGCCAGAGAGCATGGCATTCCCTTTTTCACAGTTGCCCCGATCTCTACCATTGATATGAGCCTGAAGAGCGGGAGGGAGATACCAATTGAAGAGAGGTCACCGGAAGAAGTGCTGACATGTGGAGGTTGCAGGATAGCCCCAGATGTTCCGGTTTACAATCCGGCATTTGATGTCACCCCCCATAAGTACCTCACGGGGATAATCACTGATAGGGGGGTTGTATGGCCACCTTTTAAGAGGAACTTGAAAAAGTTGTTCTCTTCCCTTTAG
- a CDS encoding MFS transporter produces the protein MKGMKSRKGRNIIVLKSREKAARKVKHGKWFYSFIPFKVFTGGMSQLIPILAIQEGGTPVDLGYLGSAGSLASMIGGVFWGRISDKVGRRKIFLILGFIGSSILGIVLAFMTSIKALIVLTFLYTFFVAATIPIPVSLISREFNRPKIGEATGKFNEIGGWAWVAGLLLGLALIVTIPLRLIPVILGLIGMLSVIIATRNIKECPIYVRRVSPSTFFYLPRRISIPRISTLRGNLMPLFLSSTLLWAGSMLLLTQFPMLAKEKGFDGKFLYVLGLASSTISAMTYLKVGRSLREDGTYNFVLGQGVRLIGLLLLMLSLILTGYAFLGMAVLGYMLLGYSWSLISVSSTTIVSNRSPEKNRGRIVGAYNFVSSGGAIAGNLASGYLTNAIGIPGDFAAGVALAGLSLVPTMKMIKSEGHPLNFGLLLRSRGKGLGL, from the coding sequence ATGAAGGGTATGAAAAGTAGGAAGGGTAGAAATATCATAGTGTTAAAATCAAGGGAAAAAGCCGCAAGAAAGGTTAAGCATGGTAAGTGGTTCTACTCATTCATTCCGTTCAAAGTGTTCACAGGAGGCATGTCACAGCTCATCCCAATCTTGGCCATCCAGGAAGGGGGAACTCCAGTTGATCTCGGATATTTGGGAAGTGCCGGTAGCCTTGCTTCAATGATAGGAGGAGTATTTTGGGGCAGAATAAGCGATAAAGTGGGGAGGAGGAAGATATTCCTTATACTGGGATTTATAGGTAGTTCCATATTGGGAATAGTACTTGCCTTCATGACATCGATAAAGGCCCTGATAGTGCTGACATTTCTCTATACCTTCTTCGTTGCCGCAACCATACCTATTCCCGTCTCCCTAATCTCAAGGGAGTTCAATAGGCCTAAGATTGGAGAGGCAACAGGAAAGTTTAATGAAATAGGAGGGTGGGCCTGGGTTGCAGGATTATTGCTGGGTCTCGCCCTTATAGTGACCATACCACTAAGGTTAATTCCAGTAATCCTGGGCCTGATAGGGATGCTGTCAGTAATAATTGCAACCAGAAACATTAAGGAATGTCCAATTTATGTAAGAAGGGTATCTCCCTCAACCTTCTTCTATCTCCCACGCAGAATTTCCATTCCCAGGATCTCAACTTTGAGAGGTAACCTCATGCCTCTATTCCTATCTTCAACTCTACTCTGGGCTGGTTCAATGCTTCTCCTAACCCAGTTTCCAATGTTAGCTAAGGAAAAAGGGTTTGATGGAAAATTCCTCTATGTTCTAGGCCTAGCAAGTTCGACAATTTCCGCAATGACATATTTAAAGGTTGGCAGATCCTTAAGAGAGGATGGAACATACAATTTCGTCTTAGGACAAGGTGTGAGGTTGATAGGGCTTCTCCTTTTAATGCTCTCTCTGATACTTACTGGGTACGCTTTCCTCGGAATGGCAGTCCTTGGGTACATGCTTCTTGGTTACAGCTGGTCTCTGATCAGCGTTTCATCAACAACAATAGTCTCAAACAGGAGCCCAGAAAAGAACAGAGGAAGGATAGTAGGGGCATACAACTTTGTCTCTTCAGGGGGTGCTATAGCTGGAAACCTTGCGAGTGGGTACTTAACGAATGCAATCGGTATCCCTGGGGACTTCGCGGCAGGAGTTGCTCTAGCTGGGCTCTCACTTGTTCCAACGATGAAAATGATAAAATCGGAGGGTCACCCTCTGAACTTTGGTCTCCTGCTTAGGAGCAGGGGTAAGGGCCTTGGCTTGTAG
- a CDS encoding threonine--tRNA ligase, with protein MRVLLIHSDYIEYEVKDKALKNPEPISDEMKKGRMDEVLVAFISVEKVDEKNPNEVVEKAVEEIINVAKQVKAENLFVYPFAHLSSELAKPSVALEVLKKIEEKLKEKGYNVGRAPFGYYKAFKISCKGHPLAELSRTIVPEAAKEEEVPEALKKEETELVSYWYILTPEGELIEVDKFDFTGYENLRKFVNYEIAKNRIADKEPPHVKLMLEHELVDYEPGSDPGNLRYYPKGRLIKSLLEQYVTEKVIEYGAMEVETPIMYDFEHPALEKYLNRFPARQYIVLSGDKRYFLRFAACFGQFMIKKDAIISYRNLPLRMYELTRYSFRREKRGELSGLRRLRAFTMPDMHTLAKDIEQAKDEFKKQFKLSMEVLKGVGLNPEDYEVAIRFTEDFWKENRDFIIELVRLIGKPVLIEMWKQRFFYFILKFEFNFVDNLDKAAALSTVQIDVENAERFGITYYDENGEERYPLILHCSPSGAIERVMYAILEKQAKLMQEGKKPMFPLWLSPIQVRVIPVSQEYLDYALYIAGKLEGAKIRVDVDDEEERLSKKIRRAEKEWIPYIVVVGAKEKETGTITVRRREDGKQYETRIEELIREIKSKVEGFPYKPRPLPLLLSRRPKFRG; from the coding sequence GTGAGGGTTCTCCTTATACACAGTGACTATATAGAGTACGAAGTTAAGGATAAAGCCCTGAAGAACCCTGAGCCCATTTCCGATGAAATGAAAAAGGGTCGAATGGATGAAGTTCTCGTTGCATTCATAAGCGTCGAGAAAGTGGATGAGAAAAATCCGAATGAAGTTGTGGAGAAAGCAGTTGAAGAAATTATAAACGTCGCAAAGCAGGTAAAGGCTGAGAACCTATTTGTTTATCCCTTCGCCCACCTGAGTAGCGAACTTGCCAAGCCCTCTGTGGCCCTTGAAGTTCTTAAGAAGATTGAGGAGAAGCTTAAAGAAAAGGGTTATAACGTTGGGAGGGCTCCATTTGGCTACTACAAGGCATTCAAGATAAGCTGTAAAGGTCACCCGCTAGCTGAGCTCAGCAGAACAATAGTTCCGGAGGCCGCAAAAGAGGAGGAAGTTCCGGAGGCCTTGAAAAAGGAAGAAACCGAGTTAGTAAGTTACTGGTACATCCTAACCCCGGAGGGCGAGCTCATTGAGGTCGATAAGTTCGACTTCACGGGCTATGAAAACCTGAGAAAGTTCGTAAACTACGAGATAGCAAAAAATAGAATTGCGGACAAGGAACCTCCACATGTTAAGTTAATGCTCGAGCACGAGCTCGTGGACTATGAGCCGGGAAGTGATCCTGGGAATTTGCGTTACTATCCAAAAGGTAGGCTAATTAAGTCATTACTTGAGCAGTACGTTACCGAGAAGGTGATAGAGTACGGGGCCATGGAAGTTGAGACACCGATTATGTATGACTTCGAGCATCCTGCGCTTGAGAAGTACCTCAACCGCTTCCCGGCAAGGCAGTACATAGTTCTCAGCGGAGATAAGAGGTATTTCCTTAGATTTGCAGCTTGCTTCGGCCAGTTCATGATAAAGAAGGATGCAATAATAAGCTACCGCAACCTCCCACTTAGGATGTACGAGCTTACTCGCTATTCATTCAGAAGGGAGAAGAGAGGTGAGCTCTCGGGCCTCAGAAGGCTTAGGGCATTTACAATGCCAGATATGCACACCTTGGCCAAGGACATAGAGCAGGCGAAGGATGAGTTCAAGAAGCAGTTCAAGCTCAGCATGGAGGTTCTCAAAGGAGTTGGTCTTAACCCCGAGGATTATGAGGTCGCGATAAGGTTCACCGAGGACTTCTGGAAGGAAAACAGGGACTTCATAATTGAGCTAGTCAGGCTCATTGGAAAGCCAGTCCTGATAGAGATGTGGAAGCAGAGGTTCTTCTACTTCATACTCAAGTTCGAGTTCAACTTCGTTGACAACCTAGATAAGGCCGCAGCCTTGAGCACCGTGCAGATTGACGTTGAGAACGCAGAAAGATTCGGAATCACCTACTACGACGAGAACGGTGAGGAGAGGTATCCACTAATTCTCCACTGCTCCCCAAGTGGTGCCATTGAAAGGGTCATGTACGCAATACTTGAGAAGCAGGCAAAGCTCATGCAGGAAGGGAAGAAGCCAATGTTCCCACTGTGGCTCAGCCCAATACAGGTTAGGGTAATTCCAGTAAGTCAGGAGTACCTTGACTATGCCCTGTACATTGCAGGCAAACTCGAAGGGGCAAAGATTAGGGTTGACGTTGACGATGAAGAGGAGAGACTCAGCAAGAAAATCAGAAGAGCAGAGAAGGAGTGGATTCCCTATATAGTCGTAGTTGGAGCAAAAGAGAAGGAGACTGGAACAATAACGGTCAGAAGAAGGGAAGATGGAAAGCAGTATGAGACTAGAATCGAAGAGCTGATCAGGGAGATAAAGTCAAAGGTGGAAGGATTCCCCTACAAGCCAAGGCCCTTACCCCTGCTCCTAAGCAGGAGACCAAAGTTCAGAGGGTGA
- a CDS encoding KH domain-containing protein, translating to MKAPICEVCLKTEGILCPADEKKLEQGIITELDVKISRMLYKLLGDADVEFKKAVEAGDLIVLIVGEGDVPIVIGKGGKNIKFLMRELGKRVRVIEGRDIKGTDDVKKLAMDLLYPAGVFGVNVVYKPGGEQYYKVLVFSRDRNKLPEKAEILESILSQITGVETKIAFI from the coding sequence ATGAAGGCGCCGATCTGTGAGGTTTGTCTTAAAACAGAGGGTATTCTTTGTCCCGCTGATGAAAAGAAGCTGGAACAGGGCATTATAACTGAGCTTGACGTTAAAATATCACGCATGCTTTATAAGTTGCTTGGAGATGCTGATGTGGAGTTCAAGAAGGCAGTTGAGGCAGGGGACCTAATAGTTCTCATCGTCGGGGAAGGAGATGTGCCAATAGTTATTGGAAAAGGTGGTAAGAACATAAAGTTCCTCATGAGGGAACTGGGCAAGAGAGTAAGGGTAATTGAAGGAAGAGACATAAAGGGAACCGATGACGTCAAGAAGCTTGCAATGGATCTTCTGTACCCTGCAGGAGTGTTTGGCGTGAATGTAGTTTACAAACCCGGAGGAGAGCAGTATTACAAGGTTTTAGTTTTCAGCAGAGATAGGAACAAGCTTCCAGAGAAGGCTGAAATTCTAGAGAGTATTCTAAGCCAAATTACGGGTGTTGAAACTAAGATTGCCTTTATTTAA